Below is a genomic region from Lampris incognitus isolate fLamInc1 chromosome 2, fLamInc1.hap2, whole genome shotgun sequence.
GGCGTAGCTGAGCGATGCCTCTCAAATGATGTCTGCAGAGGGTAGCTGAGATTTTTTGGCATCTCGCTGTCCGACAACAATAGAACAAAAGGACAGTTGCACAGTTAAGAAGGGACAGCTGCCGGCTCAGACAAATGGCCAACAGCGGAGCAGCACTGGTGTCAGAAATGTTCCCCCCACTGCCACGGGCCCACTCGACCCCCCCGCACAGCCCCGACCCCGGGCTGCTCCACCACACGACTAGAATAGCACGTGGAGAAAGCAACATGACATTTTAGTCATAGCACAGCGAGGGCCGAAAAGGCTTGAAGTGCCGGACTCCACAAGTCCTGGGCAAAGGAGTTCAAGGGGAGGGGACCGCGAGCTCGGGATTGATGggacactgactgactgactgattgactgactggctgactgactgactgactgactgactgactgactggctgacagactggtgaTACCATGTGAGAAAAACAGATATAAAGAAAGTGACCAGAAATGAAGAAGTCCACCATTCCCCTCAGAGTTTTTGAGCATTAATGCAAACATGGGTTCTTTAAAGTTAAATAAACAAAGAAAATTGTAATATAATGGATTTAAACTTCTTTTTTTGGTCTCTTCCTTCCTTTCAGGTTGAGAACTTGACAGAGGAGCAGAAAAATGGTGAGGTTCATAATGGTGGACAGTGAACAAAGAACCCCAAAGGCCCTCTGTTGATAGCTGATGTTTTAATATTTGAATGAAAAGTTGCCTTTTCGTGTTCTTTGTTCTACTCTTACTGTCCTACTGTTAATACTACTGCTTCCACTTCTACAAAGAAatacttaaaataaataaataaaatactacAAAAAAATACTAATACTGctacaaaaaatacaaaaaagtacaaaaaaatGACAAAGATTGAGCTGGATTTAGGTGCAACAAACTGAGCCTGTTTAACTATTTTATTCTTAAAggcaaaaaaaagtttttattcatCGTTCCTTTTGCATTCTCCTTTCATTATAAACAGAAAAGAAAGGTACTCACAATATGACAAAACTTCTATTTAAATTTTCTAATTCTATTTTTTCTCTATTTTATAAAAATAGTGATGCTTCCTACTAGCACTATTAAACATTTCAAAAATAACACAGAACACTATTTTATTAGCAATATTTTTCATGTTGTTAGACATCTCATGGAATTAAAGAATGAGGCTCTTCATTTCTATTCAGAAAACAACGAAGAACTTGTCTTACTGCACCTCTCCACACCTACAGTAATGGGTTCTCTATGGCTGTGCTCCTCTCTTAGAGTTCAAGGCTGCCTTCGACATCTTTATCCAGGATGCAGAGGACGGCTGCATCAGCACCAAAGAGTTGGGGAAGGTGATGAGGATGCTGGGGCAGAACCCAACCCCGGAGGAGTTACAGGAGATGATCGACGAGGTGGATGAGGACGGTATGTCAATAACACCCTTCATCACACTTCAGGTTCACATCGTTGCTCACCTGAGATGATTCATCATCACCAATCACTTTCCCTTAAAAATAACAATGCCAAATAAAAGCCTTCGCCATAATCTTCCATTTTGTCAATACCCGAACTTCATAATAACATTGTGTCTAGTATGAACCAAAGcaactcatgtttgtttttttttccatgatgATTTCATGATGTGTGGTTGCAGGTAGCGGAACAGTAGACTTTGATGAGTTCCTAGTAATGATGGTACGCTGCATGAAAGAGGAGAGCAAAGGAAAATCGGAGGAGGAATTGGCCGAACTGTTCCGCATGTTTGACAAGTAAGCTTGATCAAAATGGCCATGAAAAAAAGTGCGGGCAGGCTGACAAACTGCTTTTTATATCACTGACACCAAGTAGGACCACTGAGCCAGGCTATTAATAGCAACGATCTGGGTCAGCCCAGGCATTAGAGGGCAGTTCAGTATAATAAAGGTTTCTACTTAAGCAGATGGTCAAAGAGTGTAAAGCTATAACTCactgattttttccttttttttttgtttgttaaggAATGGAGATGGCTACATTGACTTAGAGGAGCTGAAGTCAATGCTGGAGTCTACTGGAGAGTCCATCACCGAGGATGACATTGAAGAGCTGATGAAGGATGGAGACAAAAACAATGACGGCAAAATTGATTATGATGGTATGAGAACAGGATGCAGTTGTTCAATATACTTTAACAGTCAATATAAAGGGCATTTCAGAGTAGGGCTTTTGGGATCAGATGGTCACAAAGACATCAGAAGCGGTGAAACGTAGCTCAGTTCTCCTAACCAAAAGGACAAGGTGGTATGCATCACACGATACATATCTTAAAGGTGACAATATTTTGCCATTGTGAGTGCCCACAACTTTTGGGGCAATAGTTTTATCATTTCTACATAGCCCAAAGGAAACTGTACTTAAAAACCACAAATAACTGAGTTGACAAAGTGGCCACCTGATTCAACAGTACATAAAAAGTTTTCAGGCAAGATGTTGACTCACCTTGTACATTATTTCTCACAGAATTCCTGGAGTTCATGAAGGGCGTTGAATAAACGATTTGCCAGGTACCTGGACGTCTCATACAGAAGCATCCTACCATTTGATCTTTGCTGGAACACATCTAATGTCATTCCCTaaatcaacacccccccccaactcatGTATGAATGTATTGATGCACCATAACATCTGTTCTCAACTACCACGCAACAATCCAGCCCCATTGCATATGGACCTCCTTTACACAGAGACATTTGCCGGGTGAATTGATGGACTGCAAATTTATTTATCTGTTAATGTTAGCAAAATAAAAATAGCATATATTTTAACAAAATACAACATACTTTCAATAAAGAAAGATATTTACAATGTTTTTTGTGGGCTTTATTTTGTGATTTTTGAAAATACTTATTTGGGTGTAGCGACCAAGGTTCCCACATATCCTGGAAAACCTCAAACACCTAGAAATATTTAGACTTATTTTCCAGTCATGAAAAACGTCCAGAAAATGATAAAATGcatcaaatgtcctggaaatgtTATGAGGTTATTGAAAATTGTAAAGTTTGGTTATACATTTGTAATTTTTACCTGCTGAGATGACTTATTTTTGGCATAATATTTAGc
It encodes:
- the tnnc1b gene encoding troponin C type 1b (slow) gives rise to the protein MDDVYKAAVENLTEEQKNEFKAAFDIFIQDAEDGCISTKELGKVMRMLGQNPTPEELQEMIDEVDEDGSGTVDFDEFLVMMVRCMKEESKGKSEEELAELFRMFDKNGDGYIDLEELKSMLESTGESITEDDIEELMKDGDKNNDGKIDYDEFLEFMKGVE